A genome region from Bacteroidota bacterium includes the following:
- a CDS encoding LuxR family transcriptional regulator, with protein MTHDQIAALLSKAEEQIRRGEYARAEALANKVLSTNTKRDEDEAQALCVLGMCCKRLGRWDESLTNFQNALVHAEAASNLALQSRILNEVARRQSGRGEHQSALQTASLARDRAEQACDKRWQAEALNTIGIIHGLIGENWLALEHLTQAMALAEAAGDKKSVASILCHMGVVQRRLANYEAALEHYDRALPLAEEAQATQYVASILQNLGNVYGCLADYSQSLNYYVRALEIEEQIGDKDGIGSCLLNIGSTLLMLGDYPRALDHMTRALAFAEACGHKSLAANSVGGIGDAYLRLSDYSHALEYYVRFHALAVDLNNKAYISRSLLDFGMLYFRVSDHSNALNSFAQSMEIAEEIGDMSAVADCLGSIGDIYSAIGDYPRAVEYLRRALDQSTGLGTPRAVGVWRRSIAIVERRMGNLEAAHRGLLECVQFSREILKSNEDVAATLLELGGVLIEQGKAKEALRPLAEAVKLSEELGEKQTSSEAHKEIANVYSMVGQLAIAFEHLTKHLALNKEVFSEESRKKVEQFNMRVAIAEKEKEREIEKMKREQTERELSNTMLQLVAQTELVQEIRTDLVGIMRKFPLPDGAAKELRKRLKVLPCKSVDWAKFDTQFKAAHPEFTKKLAELHPTLTAMELRVCSLLRMNLTSEEIARLFCLSPRSIESHRFRIRKRIGIPRTTDLAVYLAKV; from the coding sequence ATGACTCACGACCAAATCGCTGCGCTGCTTAGTAAGGCCGAGGAGCAGATCAGGCGGGGCGAATATGCTAGAGCGGAAGCACTGGCGAATAAGGTGCTATCAACCAATACCAAGCGAGATGAGGATGAGGCACAAGCGCTCTGTGTTCTCGGAATGTGTTGCAAGCGCCTCGGTCGTTGGGACGAATCGCTCACGAATTTTCAGAACGCCCTGGTTCATGCAGAAGCCGCATCGAATTTAGCCTTACAGTCCAGAATTCTTAACGAAGTGGCGCGACGACAGAGTGGCCGCGGAGAACACCAGAGCGCTCTTCAGACGGCTTCTCTTGCCCGAGATCGCGCCGAACAAGCGTGCGATAAACGGTGGCAAGCGGAAGCACTCAACACAATCGGCATCATCCACGGTTTGATCGGCGAGAACTGGCTCGCGCTAGAACATCTTACCCAAGCTATGGCACTCGCGGAGGCAGCCGGGGATAAGAAATCCGTCGCTTCAATTCTCTGCCATATGGGGGTTGTTCAGCGACGTCTTGCGAACTACGAGGCGGCATTAGAACACTATGATCGTGCTCTTCCGCTTGCAGAAGAAGCTCAGGCCACTCAGTATGTTGCTTCGATTCTTCAAAACCTTGGAAATGTCTATGGCTGCCTTGCCGACTACTCCCAGTCGTTGAATTACTACGTTCGAGCACTCGAGATTGAAGAGCAGATTGGGGATAAGGATGGGATCGGAAGCTGTCTTCTCAATATTGGCAGTACCCTATTGATGCTCGGAGACTACCCTCGCGCGCTCGACCACATGACCCGTGCCCTTGCATTCGCCGAAGCATGTGGCCATAAGAGTCTTGCAGCAAACAGCGTCGGAGGTATTGGGGATGCATACCTCCGCTTGTCAGACTATTCTCATGCACTTGAATACTACGTGCGCTTTCATGCGCTTGCTGTGGATCTCAACAATAAGGCGTATATTTCGAGGAGTCTCCTCGACTTCGGAATGCTATACTTCAGGGTTTCCGACCATTCCAATGCCTTAAACTCCTTCGCTCAATCGATGGAGATTGCCGAGGAAATCGGCGATATGAGTGCTGTCGCCGATTGTCTCGGCAGCATCGGCGATATTTACAGCGCAATTGGCGACTATCCTCGCGCCGTGGAATATCTCCGGCGTGCTTTGGATCAGAGCACGGGCCTGGGCACACCACGGGCGGTGGGCGTGTGGAGGCGCAGCATCGCGATCGTCGAGCGCAGAATGGGAAATCTCGAGGCAGCTCACCGTGGGCTGCTGGAGTGTGTTCAATTTAGCAGAGAGATCCTCAAATCGAACGAGGATGTTGCCGCCACACTCCTTGAGTTGGGAGGCGTACTTATTGAACAAGGAAAGGCCAAGGAAGCTCTGCGACCGCTCGCGGAAGCGGTGAAATTGTCCGAGGAACTGGGCGAAAAGCAAACCTCGTCAGAAGCGCACAAGGAGATTGCGAACGTATATTCTATGGTCGGCCAGCTTGCAATTGCCTTCGAGCATCTAACCAAGCATCTTGCACTCAATAAGGAGGTTTTTAGCGAAGAATCTCGGAAGAAGGTCGAACAGTTCAACATGCGCGTGGCCATCGCGGAGAAAGAGAAGGAGAGGGAGATCGAAAAAATGAAACGGGAGCAGACGGAGCGCGAGCTTTCGAACACAATGCTGCAGCTCGTCGCGCAAACGGAGCTTGTTCAAGAGATTCGCACCGATTTGGTCGGCATCATGCGTAAATTCCCCTTGCCCGACGGCGCGGCCAAGGAGTTGCGCAAGCGACTGAAGGTGCTGCCATGCAAGTCGGTGGATTGGGCGAAATTCGACACGCAGTTCAAGGCGGCGCACCCGGAGTTTACGAAGAAGCTCGCCGAGCTGCATCCCACGCTCACGGCGATGGAGTTGCGCGTTTGTTCCCTCTTGCGCATGAACCTTACGTCGGAGGAGATCGCGCGACTGTTCTGTCTCTCCCCTCGCTCGATTGAAAGCCACCGGTTCCGCATCCGCAAACGGATCGGCATCCCGCGAACGACGGATTTGGCTGTTTACCTGGCGAAGGTCTAA